DNA sequence from the Vicia villosa cultivar HV-30 ecotype Madison, WI linkage group LG3, Vvil1.0, whole genome shotgun sequence genome:
GCAGTTTGGATGGCTCCGCATTTTGCGTACATGTCAACAAGAGCAGTAGCAACAAAGACGTCGTTGTCCATAAAAGTTCTTACTGCAAGTCCGTGAATCCACTTCGCCTTGCGGTTAACTGATAAATCTGCTAGAGCGGTAATTACAGCCACTAAGGTAAAGCAGTCAAGTTTAATGTCTTGTGATTGCATCATACAGAACAGACGTAGAGCCTCGTTCACACGTCCGTTTTGTGCATAACCCAATATCATGGCATTCCACGTGACGTttgttttcttcttcaaattATCGAAAAGCGAGGCAGCGACGTCAACTCTCTTACACTTCGAATACATAGATATTAAAGAGTTCATaacagaaatttcaaaatcaagtttcatcTGAATCACTAAATTATGAACAAATCTCCCTCGTTCCGGATTGCATAAATCAGCACAAGCATGCAAAGCTGCCATCACTGCAACTCGTGTAGGCTCAACTCCTTCATCCAACATCTTCAAAAAACTAGCAAAGGCTTCTTCCGACTTTCCAATTTGAGCATAACCATCAATCATCGTATTCCACGAAACAACACACTTGCTACTCATCCCCTCAAAAACCAATCTCGCAATCCTCTCACACCCGCATTCAAAGTACATATACAAAAGCGCATTCATAAAACTAACCTTCGACTCAAATCCTAATCTGAGACCATAACCATGAATAGCCTTCCCAATTCTCAAATCCTTAATATCCGCAACAGCAGGCAAAACACTCACCAACGTAACCGAATCAGCCTTTTCGCCAGCTTCCTGCATCTGATAAAACAAATCCAAAGCTCTCCTAGGAAAACCAGTCTGCGCATATCCCGCAACCAAACTAGTCCAagctaccaaatccttctccgaCATTCTCTCAAACACCTTACGCGCATCATCGATCTCCCCGCATTTCACATAAAAATCCATAACACCAATCATTGAAAACAAATTATACTCAAACCCATTAACTATTACTTGTCCATGAATCTCTCTACCCCTTCCAAGCTCCAGTTTTTTCCCACACAGTTGCAACAAATAAGCAAAATCATACACTACAAACCTAACTTCATCATTCTGCATCCTATTATAAAACCTCAAAGAATCACATAAAGTTGAGTTTTTTGCATACCCTTTAAGCATGGTATGGTAAAGAGCATCTTGTTTGTGTTCAACACTCTCAAATACACGAGATGCTTCTTTGATGGTGCCATATTTGAAGAACAGGTTTATGAGTTTTGTGTGACACAAATGTTGATTGTAGGAACCGTTTTTGATTATGAGAGGGAGGATATGATGAAGGTGCTTTGTGGAAGTGCAGTGGCCTAAGAGTGTAGGTGAAGGGATTGTGTTGGGAAAGGTTGAAGGGTGTAATGCAAAGGGTTGcaagttcattctttttgtgTGTTCTCTCAAAGACAATTCTGTTACTAGTTTAAGATTAAGACACAATCCAGGAACATGGTTTATCTTGTTTATTTGAGAatctcatttttatttttgttgattgtGGAatctagaaataaaaatatttaatgaggaagaaatatatttatctttttatttttgaaaattttgatattcGACTTTGCAATCGATTAATTTTAAAGGATTGGTCAAACCATCTTTTGAGGAGCCGGTTTAAAATTAGAGTAAAACTCTTGCATAATCAAACCTAAAACTTTGAAAAAGAATATTCTCGAAATCAAAGTATTTATCATATTTGTTTGAATTCAGCTATTTGACTCGAATCAAGTGTTGATCGAGAATATGAGAATCCAACGTTCTAGAAGAGGGGGGTTGAATATACGTTCTTTAAAAAATTGTCTgatgaaaaaatatttatttcaaaaatatgagTTCAAAAGTTATTTGTGTTATAGTAAATGTGCGTACAAAAATATATGCTTTTGAGCGAAATATACATCACTAATCAGGATACAaaatgaaaatcaaatgaaacaaGTAACCAAAGCAATCAATATGTTTATTGAATCATGTCATGTTACATGAGTTGTGTAGAAtaaatcttctttttttttgaaataaggcgtgtgtgtatatatatatatatatatatatatatatatatatatatatatatatatatatatatatatatatatatatatatatatatatatatatatatatatggagcatatcaagtgagagcattttataatgagaggtgagaggaataaatatcaaccattggattcatcaagagagagaatgttaatgcattaatgtgactattatcttctctctcttgatgaatccaatggttgatatttattcctctcatctctcattataaaatactctcacttgatatgctctatatatatatatatatatatatatatatatatatatatatatatatatatatatatatatatatatatatatatatatatatagagagagagagaggcatatcatatgagaatgacttttttatatgagaatgcgagaatgaatctgaaccaatgaattttaaaataaatggtggagattatgtgtgaatcttttttttctctctcctccatcattaatGTAAGAGATTGAAGAAagataaaaaaagattcacacataatctccaccatttattttaaaatccaatggttgagattcattctcacattctcatataaaaaagtcattctcatatgatatgccctctatatatatatatatatatataaagatacAAAAGGGGGAACAAGTTAGCCCCAAGATCACGAGAACCTAAAGAAAGGTATGCCtaacctattctttacaaaattattcCTAATCCCCAACGGGATGGAATCAAAAGTAACGGTAGAACCGATGCCGAGCGCGAAATTCGCCAAAAAATCGACACAGGTATTACCTTCTCTATATATGTGAGTGATAGTTAGATGAGAGAAATTAGCGTGAAGAACGCAATAGCGCCAACAAAATCATTTTAATACAATAAGAAATATAAGATCACATTCTTGAGATTTAATCAATAACAAGATCTACCTATAGTCTTCATCTAACAAAACCTAAGTCTATCAACGAAATTGCTATTAATGCAATAAATCATAACCACGTGTAACTCTAAAGAATGTGGATAAAGAATATTGCACCAGAATTTATACTAGTTCAGCGCTTTTGTCCTCGCTTGCATCTAATCCAATCTCTAAAAGTTGCTTATTGAAAATTCATTGTTCTTCCATTATGAGTTTGACAAGTTTATATAAAGTTGTTTTGTACAATCACAATTCAAGAAATACTAAACATAAAAATCTTTGATCCAAACCCTTGTCGTCTTGTACGCACTATAGACACTGAGCTCTTGCAAAATTTACACTTAACTTTGTCTTAAATCTTACATCTCCAAGAGTGTTGCTCCAATTCTTCATTCTACAACGATCTTTATTCGATCCTAATAGTATCTTGAGTCTTACCTGTCTGAAGATGAGAAAAACTTCAACTTTATCTGTAGGCTTCTACACAACTGTATTAAAGTAATTCTAGAGAGAAAAACCTCATTCTTTTTGCTGGACTTCTCGATCTCAACCACAactatacacacacacacatgcaAACCACTGAAATCCTCGAGAAATCTTCAAAGAAAAGATTAATCACAATAATGATTATCCTCGCATATCTCACACCTTAAGATGAGATCTATATCAAAACGACAATGAATTGTAAGAGATTTTGTTTGCAAAACTCAAAACAAGATTCAAAACCAttttaaaatttgagtgaaaaaaaTGTTGTGAATTATAAATCATAAAGTGGATGTGTGTATTTTTCAACATTGTGAATGAGATTTGAGAAAAAGGTTTATATATGTGTTGGAGATCTAGaacaaaaataagagaaaaatgcTATTTGATTCAAGTCATAAGCAAAAAGAATGAGTCGAGTAAAGAGAGTGAGTGATTTGAATCAAGTTCCAAGAACCAAGATAAATTGCTCCCATGATTCAAATCAAGCTTTCTGTGATTCGAGTCATGTGATTCTAGTTAACAAAAGATTTTCTTCGAATCAAATCCACaaaaccaaaattcaaaatttattatttgtatTTAACTCGAGTTAAAGACACAAGTGATTTAAATCAAACTTCTTTTATTCAAGTTATGGACTgttgtgatttgaatcacacaaacaaaaaaaaatcatgtttttttctaatatatttgATTCGAGTTAAGACATCTATGATTTGAATCATAACTTCACAAAAGCAATTTCTAGCTTCACTGTAtctttgatttgaatcatgtaaACTTTTATAAATTAACTTATAATCAATTTGTTTTTATAAACTGTTTTTATATTTTGAACTCTTTTAGAATCAAATTTTTTGAacttttttatttcataaataaaaggaaaataaaacaaaatcatttttttaattttcagacaaaaatattttattttcaatttttttaattttaaaatttatttatttattaattttaaggaAAAAtagacctttttaaaaaaaatagatttcttTCATATTACTTTTTAGGAAAAaagtaaatttttattttgaaaaaaagttttaaaaaatatattttttattttcatatatatatatatatatatatatatatatatatatatatatatatatatatatatatatatatatcatacaatataataaagctagatgagttctttggcaagtttgccatgtGTCAAGATATTAGActatatactatttttattttagctATTAAAGGAAAGGTTtccataattaaaaaaattatttaattattaattattattaaatattattatcagaatatttaagtttttataattaaatgggCCATTCACGTTCAAATTTTTCTTGGGCTTATGTATTGAATTTATTGTTGTGTCAGTTCAGCTTCACAAGAGCATGCATCAATGCCGAAAAAAGGAAATACGCGGTTTGCAACCTGTGTTCCTAAATAAATCACTGAGTAAATCCATCCTTTCCACTTCCAATCAACCTCGGGTCCTAAAAAAATCAATGCTTTCTCTTTTCCCATTCCTTATTCATCTCATATTCGATGTATTCCGATGCATCTTTCCATCGATTCACTTCAACTGTCATCAATGGTTTATCTTTTCCCAAACCTCAGTCAGTAATGTTGATTTGTGTTGAATTCATATCTATAAATAGGTCAATTTTCAGACGGTGTCGGGTCGAAGGTGATTCATGTGTTTTGCGTAATAGTGGCGAGATCATTTGGTGAAAAATTGATGGGACTGGGTAGAGGTAGGGTTCCATTTGGTGCACTCAACAACAAATCGGAAGTCAATGATGTTAGTAGTGGTGGTTCTTCTGATGGATCTGAAGGTAGTATTGTTGATTTTACTGAAGAGGAAGTAGATGCTTTGCTGGAtgagaagatgaaaaaggagAGATTCCTCGTGATACTGAGGTATGTGTATTGTTTGTGTTGTGTTAGTTTGgtgatttttaatttgattattcacTGGTTTTTGTTGTTAGTTAAGCTGGTTTTGTTTTTGGGTTTGgttttttgctttttgttttgtaGAAGAAATGGAGAATGTGGTGGATCTCATCAAGagacttaagcaatatataagatGATTTAAGGGAAGAAAAGAAAAGCTTCAGACAGATCTTGAAAGAAATACAGTGATAGTGGTGAGTATAAGTAGCTTACTCATGATAGAAAAAGTATAAAGTTTGCAATCTCTACTATGCTTAGTTGTTTACATTGGTTAAAAGTACTATATTTGTGTCAACATTATCTACATTTGTGTCAACATTATTTGTACTAGAATATTATCAAGGAATGGCATTTTCCATATTTcataagaaaattttaatttatcgAAGTACTGACTTAATAATTTTTATCACATTGCATTATCCTAGCTTTTTAACTAACTCTTTGGTTTTAGCTAAACACATTTAAATGTTTCAATATTATCTACATTTGTGTTTTCTCATAGAATGAGATGAAAACAAAGATTGATGAACTGAATGAGGCTATGTCTAATTTGAGGATGAAGGTTTCCTCTTTAGAGATGCAAATAGTTATGAGGGTTATGATCTACTTATATGTGAGTGTATCGATAGAGTTAGGAAGATAACTTTGATATGGTTTCTCTTATCTGTGTGTATAACATGGGCGTATAGTCATTTATCCTTTTTTTGTGTAATTTCATTGAACATTTATTTATAACTAAGGTGCTAATAGTTATGATTTATATTTTCATATACCTTTCACCGTGCTTAATTCCCGGGCTGAATTCCTGTTTTCTTCAGTGTTTTATAATTAATAAGGCCTGGCCACATAATTTCATAATCATGTGCTCATGAGTTATTTGAatcttataatatttatattgattTTGCAGGGGAAAAGAGGTATTGAGAAACAGCCCTTCCAGCTTCCTGATTTTATTGTTGTCTATTGTGTTAATAAAATTTCAATAAGCATCAAAGAGATTGTTCTTATACACTTGCTTTTATATGCTTTTGTAGCTGTCTATATGGCGTTGCAATGACGAGGTTCGTGTTAGGGCTGATGAGCTCCATAGATCATCTAAGAGAGATGCAGAACATTAGATTTGTATGTAAATCGACGAATTTCTTGTAGTTCTATACTTTGACATTGAAACGTGCCAGTTTGGATTAATTAGCATGGTGTGTTGTACCATTAAGCAGTTTCTTACAAGGTCCGGCTAGGTATCGAAGATACACTATTGAGGAAATAGAAGAAGGGACAAAATACTTTTCCAACTCACTGAAGTTGGTGAAGTAGGTTATGGACCAGTCTATAGGGCTGAATTAGATCTCACTGCATTTGCAATAAAAGTGTTGAAACCCGGTGCAGCTCAAGGATGGTTGCAATTTCAACACGAGGTATGCAaattattgaattaaattaaagattatttaaatgaatcaattaattattatttgacaTTTGTTTCATGTAGATTGAAATTGTGATTAGCATAAGGCATCCAAACATGGTTCTTTTATTTGAAGCGTTTCCGGGGTTCGGTTGCTTACTGTATGTGCACATAAGTAATGGAACTGTTTGTCTGTCACACTTTTGATATTTGTCATTAGAACTGAACAACCATTTTCAACTCTGTTTGTTGATATACTCAATCATGACTtggattttatttagtttttatattgCTTACACCAAATGAGTATGTTTGAGAGATTTATTTGTTATAGTTTCTCTATAATGCAAACCTATGTCTTTTGCTAAATGATAAGGCTAAACAACTTTTTTCCAGGCTGGTAGTTTTTCATTGTTTAATCTATTGTTGTGTTTGTGTTTCTGTTAAACCAGTTTAGATACATGGTCTGTATCCTATATGATAAGGAAATATCAGTTTATTTGAATTTAGAACAATATTAAGTTGAGAGTTAGAAAATAGAAACACAATTTTAAGCAATATTGTATACAGACTCCACAGTCCAATTGTTTTATCTTAGACATTTTTTAATTAGTTCTCACAGTCCTCCTTGAATGAAAGCAACTCACTAAGCTATAAAAAAAGTATATGGACTACTAAACATGATTGAAAGTCAATTTGGACAAAAGATAAATTGTATTTTGACTAAACAAAAAGTGTATTTATGGTGAAAGAAATTCATGTATTTAGATTCAATTGTTATTTAGTATTGTTGTAACTGAAACTACTCATGTGTTGTTTGTGCTCTGTGCTGGCAATTATTCTACTAAAATCTAAACATATATCTCTTTTAGGGAAGTCTCAAAATTTTCGTTATAATAGTTTTCAAAACttagaattgtttccaacattcaATTTTACATAGTAAGACAGAATGTATAAATATTAATACTGCTGCATGAAAATGCATATATCTTTGAGGAGCTGCCAAGTTTAACATCTTTTTTCCTGGTTGCACCAACTAAGCTTTGAATGTATGAAGTATCCAACCTCCTTTGGTTCATTTCattgtcatttaatttttttattattcaatattataatagttatttatatgattttaatagtaaattattttaagattaatAATTTTTGAGAGAATTGACTTAGGCAACATTCTAATTTAAGTAAACAATTTTATgacttataatttttaataatagtttttaaaattctttcttttaatatatatatatatatatatatatatatatatatatatatatatatatatatatatatatatatatatatatatatatatatatatatatatatatatatatgcgaaaAATCTTGCTTttagaataaaattaatttttgagttAGTTTTATTGTGTATAAAAATCATGCTTTATGTTTTGCAAACCTTTTCTTTCAtatagatatttaatatatatagttaataatttaatttatcattacCTTAgcttatttttagtattaaataaaaaaatcgtttaattattttttcaatatttaattaatttttttgttaattcttaactactattttttattgttttttattttttatttattaataataattaattaacttgATCTatgaaaacaaacaaaacacaccGGTTCACAATATTTTGTCGGTTcacatttaattttttatgtaagAGTTTTTTGTTGGGGTATGTCTTTGACATAATTTctcattgttattttttttattttgttaattattttctATTGAATCCTCTTGAAATATGAGGAAATGATTTTAagaaataaatcataaaataattcttttacataaatttttttatcCCGTGCCACGCACGGGTGTAAacactagtatatatatatatgaggagggatcaaattacacacTTAAGTTACACTAATAGTTACATTCATTTAtgacctttgattttattttaatctaacggttattAAATGACTTTTGAACTCAAATAATTATTACTAAAAATAGATTCCTCAACTTTTGTTAATAAATAAACACatgattctttttaatatttcttaaaaaaatcagaattctcaaatatttttctatgattcttaataaaaaatagtttcttattattttcaaaataatatattaaaaatttgattttaattgaaaacgaatttttataaaatgatcactttatgtatatatttttggaATTATAACATAATTATTATGCActcgttaattttattttttctttaatatttttaatacaattttataatatagttaaaaatttataaattttatagtgtagtatatatatatatatatatatatatatatatatatatatatatatatatatatatatatatatatatatatatatatatatatatatatatatatataaaacacaattagttaaacaatttaaatcaatttttaattaaaatttattaattgatgtgtttaatttattaactatttaaattttatttatttaatttagtactatttaatttgattatatcATTCAATTAACCATATTTTGTATGCTATTGATCTAACTTAAATCTTGTGCACCCCGTTCCCCTCTAgttaatattttaaaacaaagaataaaattaaataaaatgttataaagatataattttaatatatgaaCATTTTATCCTGAAAGTCAAAATTATTTGTTTCAATATCatctttttttctaaatttcaattttgaagtttattttaatttcataatttaaaaaaaaaattatatcaatgTTTAACTCTTGTAAATATGTCATGTTAATTTTAAACTCGTTTAGCTTTGTTTCCTACTCTTAAATTTTGTCAAACACCAATCCAACACCATACAAAGCTCACATGAAAAACATTGTTTCTAGATTCTCCATACCTTCATGGATCACACCCCATTTTCTTTCTCGTAGCTACACAACTAAAAACCTTCATGTCCATGATAAAATCAATGTTTTAAACACAGATGGGTTTGATTCAACCACTTTCGACGTTGCATGCAA
Encoded proteins:
- the LOC131593598 gene encoding pentatricopeptide repeat-containing protein At1g11290, chloroplastic-like, which encodes MNLQPFALHPSTFPNTIPSPTLLGHCTSTKHLHHILPLIIKNGSYNQHLCHTKLINLFFKYGTIKEASRVFESVEHKQDALYHTMLKGYAKNSTLCDSLRFYNRMQNDEVRFVVYDFAYLLQLCGKKLELGRGREIHGQVIVNGFEYNLFSMIGVMDFYVKCGEIDDARKVFERMSEKDLVAWTSLVAGYAQTGFPRRALDLFYQMQEAGEKADSVTLVSVLPAVADIKDLRIGKAIHGYGLRLGFESKVSFMNALLYMYFECGCERIARLVFEGMSSKCVVSWNTMIDGYAQIGKSEEAFASFLKMLDEGVEPTRVAVMAALHACADLCNPERGRFVHNLVIQMKLDFEISVMNSLISMYSKCKRVDVAASLFDNLKKKTNVTWNAMILGYAQNGRVNEALRLFCMMQSQDIKLDCFTLVAVITALADLSVNRKAKWIHGLAVRTFMDNDVFVATALVDMYAKCGAIQTARKLFDMMQERHVITWNAMIDGYGTHGLGKEALDLFNDMQSEAVLPNDTTFLSVISACSHSGFVEEGLRFFQSMKEDYGLKPAMDHYSAVVDLLGRSGKLDDAWNFIQEMPIKPGITVLGAMLGACKIHKNVKLGEKAADKLFELDPDEGGYHVLLANMYASASMWDKVAKVRTAMEKKGLQKTPGCSLVELRNEVHAFYSGSTNHPQSRRIYAFLETLGDKIRDAGYVPDTDSIHDVEEDVKEQLLNSHSERLAIAFGLLNTSHSTPIHVRKNLRVCGDCHEATKYMSLVTGREIIVRDLRRFHHFKNGICSCGDYW